In the genome of Taeniopygia guttata chromosome 26, bTaeGut7.mat, whole genome shotgun sequence, one region contains:
- the MTCH1 gene encoding mitochondrial carrier homolog 1 isoform X1 — translation MAAMAALPPGPLSPPGGGAADAAGPEGAEGLFVLLGAGLVAASHPLLYVKLLVQVGHEPLPPTIGRNVLGRKVLYLPGFFTYARHIVEVDGKRGLFRGLTPRLISSTLSTITRGSVKKAFPLEDMEHVSNKDDVKTSLRKVVRETSHEMMMQCVSRFVSHPLHVISMRCMVQFVGREVKYSGVFSAIGRIFKEEGILGFFVGLVPHILGDVIFLWCCNLLAHFINTYAVDDNFSQASVIRSYTKFVMGIAVSMLTYPFLLVGDLMAVNNCGGSCSVAPACCSAGRPSQPPPSPSTEPRQGQLISMDSSRNPKLVSISVYFSFLIQSPWCHN, via the exons ATGGCGGCCATGGCGGCGCTGCCCCCGGGGCCGCTGTCGCCGCCTGGCGGGGGCGCGGCGGACGCGGCGGGGCCTGAGGGCGCCGAGGGCCTGTTCGTGCTGCTGGGCGCGGGGCTGGTCGCCGCCAGCCACCCCCTGCTCTACGTCAAGCTGCTGGTGCAG GTTGGGCATGAGCCACTACCTCCAACCATTGGAAGAAATGTATTGGGAAGGAAGGTCCTGTACCTGCCTGGCTTCTTTACCTACG CCAGGCACATCGTGGAGGTGGATGGGAAAAGAGGCCTCTTCCGTGGCCTGACTCCTCGCCTCATCTCAAGCACTTTATCAACCATCACCAGGGGGAGTGTGAAGAAG GCTTTTCCACTGGAAGACATGGAGCACGTGTCTAACAAGGATGATGTGAAAACTTCACTTAGGAAAGTGGTCAGAGAG aCATCCCATGAGATGATGATGCAGTGTGTGTCCCGGTTTGTCTCACACCCGCTGCACG TGATCTCCATGCGCTGCATGGTCCAGTTCGTAGGCCGGGAAGTCAAATACAG CGGTGTGTTCAGTGCCATTGGCAGGATATTTAAGGAAGAAGGGATCCTGGGATTCTTTGT TGGGTTAGTCCCTCACATCCTGGGGGATGTCATCTTCCTCTGGTGCTGCAACCTCCTGGCTCACTTCATCAACACCTACGCTGTGGATGACAAC TTCAGCCAGGCATCGGTGATCCGGAGCTACACCAAGTTCGTGATGGGG atCGCTGTGAGCATGCTGACCTACCCGTTTCTTCTCGTGGGAGATCTCATGGCAGTGAACAACTGTGG GGGCAGCTGTTCCGTGGCTCCAGCCTGCTGTTCCGCAGGGCGCCCATCCCAGCCGCCTCCTTCCCCATCGACTGAGCCTCGGCAGGGACAGCTCATCAGCATGGACTCCTCAAGAAACCCCAAGCTTGTTTCGATATCTgtatatttctcttttctgatcCAAAGTCCATGGTGCCACAACTGA
- the MTCH1 gene encoding mitochondrial carrier homolog 1 isoform X2, translating to MAAMAALPPGPLSPPGGGAADAAGPEGAEGLFVLLGAGLVAASHPLLYVKLLVQVGHEPLPPTIGRNVLGRKVLYLPGFFTYARHIVEVDGKRGLFRGLTPRLISSTLSTITRGSVKKAFPLEDMEHVSNKDDVKTSLRKVVRETSHEMMMQCVSRFVSHPLHVISMRCMVQFVGREVKYSGVFSAIGRIFKEEGILGFFVGLVPHILGDVIFLWCCNLLAHFINTYAVDDNFSQASVIRSYTKFVMGIAVSMLTYPFLLVGDLMAVNNCGLRAGLPPYAPAFASWIHCWRYLSAQGQLFRGSSLLFRRAPIPAASFPID from the exons ATGGCGGCCATGGCGGCGCTGCCCCCGGGGCCGCTGTCGCCGCCTGGCGGGGGCGCGGCGGACGCGGCGGGGCCTGAGGGCGCCGAGGGCCTGTTCGTGCTGCTGGGCGCGGGGCTGGTCGCCGCCAGCCACCCCCTGCTCTACGTCAAGCTGCTGGTGCAG GTTGGGCATGAGCCACTACCTCCAACCATTGGAAGAAATGTATTGGGAAGGAAGGTCCTGTACCTGCCTGGCTTCTTTACCTACG CCAGGCACATCGTGGAGGTGGATGGGAAAAGAGGCCTCTTCCGTGGCCTGACTCCTCGCCTCATCTCAAGCACTTTATCAACCATCACCAGGGGGAGTGTGAAGAAG GCTTTTCCACTGGAAGACATGGAGCACGTGTCTAACAAGGATGATGTGAAAACTTCACTTAGGAAAGTGGTCAGAGAG aCATCCCATGAGATGATGATGCAGTGTGTGTCCCGGTTTGTCTCACACCCGCTGCACG TGATCTCCATGCGCTGCATGGTCCAGTTCGTAGGCCGGGAAGTCAAATACAG CGGTGTGTTCAGTGCCATTGGCAGGATATTTAAGGAAGAAGGGATCCTGGGATTCTTTGT TGGGTTAGTCCCTCACATCCTGGGGGATGTCATCTTCCTCTGGTGCTGCAACCTCCTGGCTCACTTCATCAACACCTACGCTGTGGATGACAAC TTCAGCCAGGCATCGGTGATCCGGAGCTACACCAAGTTCGTGATGGGG atCGCTGTGAGCATGCTGACCTACCCGTTTCTTCTCGTGGGAGATCTCATGGCAGTGAACAACTGTGG GTTGCGTGCAGGCCTCCCTCCCTACGCTCCCGCCTTTGCATCCTGGATCCACTGCTGGAGGTACCTCAGTGCTCAG GGGCAGCTGTTCCGTGGCTCCAGCCTGCTGTTCCGCAGGGCGCCCATCCCAGCCGCCTCCTTCCCCATCGACTGA
- the FGD2 gene encoding FYVE, RhoGEF and PH domain-containing protein 2 — protein MEGKAENQQSVVKLVAVFEEHCRDSTSAQRDKQAGRQPQQLPAFPASQRHSLTREENEEEKDQQGQRGLSFKCLRSLRCKIREDNWRRPQGPGLEPGSQEPEEKKIALELLETEQAYVNRLHLLDQVFYTELMKEAKTGKTVPEEVVKMIFSNISSIYQFHAEFFLPELQKRMEDWNSNPRIGDVIQKLAPFLKMYGEYVKNFDKAVELITAWSEKSPPFQELIADIQKRKVCANLTLQHHMLEPVQRIPRYELLLKDYVRKLPPQSPDRGDAEKALEMIFMVAKHSNAAIAEMERLQNLWVVYQRLGLEDDIVDPSNELIKEGPIQKISTRNNSTSEKYLFLFNNMLLYCVPKVIQVGAEFQVHLRMDVGGMKVRELKDAEFPHTFLVSGKQRTLELQARSGEEMNAWIKAFQDAIDRKEKRSETFKTAVHGLETDTPALKTEELGRRAPQWVRDNLVTMCMRCKEPFNAITRRRHHCRACGYVVCARCSDYKAELQYDGNRPNRVCQECFIFLTGHTVLEDREGKHKGILEKGAAEVSSRSLLCSSLQLLDKNGKGGTRGWFVIPQDDPLVLYIYAAPQDVRAHTSIPLLGYQVRDVPRSESRHLFQLAQSRQVFTFVADTEELKQRWMKAMARSAAGITHPEEEEEDADEAK, from the exons atggagggaaaggcagaaaatcaGCAGAGTGTGGTGAAGCTGGTGGCTGTGTTTGAAGAGCACTG cagggacagcacatcTGCCCAGAGGGAcaagcaggcaggcaggcagccccagcagcttcCAGCATTCCCTGCCAGCCAGAGGCACTCCCTGACCAGAGAAGAGAATGAGGAGGAGAAGGATCAGCAAGGTCAGCGTGGACTCAGCTTCAAATGCCTCCGTTCTCTGCGATGCAAAATCCGTGAGGACAACTGGAGGAGGCCACAGGGCCCAGGCCTGGAGCCTGGCAGCCAG GAgccagaggaaaagaaaatcgcactggagctgctggagacagagcAGGCTTATGTCAACCGCCTCCACCTCCTTGACCAG GTATTCTATACAGAGCTGATGAAAGAAGCCAAAACTGGGaagacagtcccagaggaggtGGTGAAAATGATCTTTTCCAACATCTCCTCCATCTACCAGTTCCACGCTGAGTTcttcctgccagagctgcagaagcGCATGGAGGATTG GAACAGCAACCCCCGCATTGGGGATGTCATCCAGAAACTTGCACCCTTCCTCAAGATGTACGGGGAGTACGTGAAGAACTTCGACAAAGCCGTGGAGCTCATCACTGCCTGGTCAGAGAAATCACCCCCCTTCCAGGAGCTCATTGCTGACATCCAG AAGAGGAAGGTCTGTGCTAACCTGACGCTGCAGCACCACATGCTGGAACCTGTGCAGAGGATCCCGCGCTACGAGCTCCTCCTCAAGGATTACGTCCGGAAACTCCCGCCCCAGTCCCCCGACAGGGGCGACGCCGAGA AGGCCCTGGAGATGATTTTTATGGTGGCCAAGCACTCCAATGCAGCTATTGCCGAGATG GAACGGCTGCAGAACCTCTGGGTGGTCTATCAGAGGCTGGGCCTCGAGGATGACATCGTGGATCCCTCCAATGAGCTGATCAAGGAGGGACCAATCCAAAAAATCTCCACCCGCAACAACAGCACATCGGAGAAGTACCTGTTCCTG TTCAACAACATGCTGCTGTACTGCGTGCCCAAGGTCATCCAGGTGGGCGCCGAGTTCCAGGTCCACCTCCGCATGGATGTGGGGGGCATGAAG GTGCGGGAGCTGAAGGATGCCGAGTTCCCTCACACCTTCCTGGTGTCGGGAAAGCAGCGGACGCTGGAGCTCCAAGCCAG GTCCGGGGAGGAGATGAACGCCTGGATCAAG GCCTTCCAAGATGCCATTGacaggaaggagaagaggagTGAGACCTTTAAGACAGCGGTCCATGGACTGGAGACAGACACCCCTGCACTGAAG ACAGAGGAGCTGGGCCGCCGAGCCCCACAGTGGGTGCGGGACAATCTGGTGACCATGTGCATGCGCTGCAAGGAGCCCTTCAATGCCATCACCCGCCGGAGGCACCACTGCCGAGCCTGTGGATAT GTGGTGTGTGCTCGCTGCTCTGACTACAAGGCTGAGCTGCAGTACGATGGGAACCGCCCAAACCGGGTCTGCCAGGAGTGTTTCATCTTCCTGACCGGCCACACGGTGCTGGAGGACCGCGAGGGGAAGCACAAAGGCATCCTGGAG aaaggagctgcagaaGTATCAAGCAGGAGTTTGCTCTGCagttccctgcagctgctggacaAGAACGGCAAGGGGGGCACGCGGGGCTGGTTCGTGATCCCACAGGACGATCCCCTCGTGCTCTACATCTATGCAGCCCCGCAG GATGTCCGAGCCCACACCTCCATCCCCCTGCTGGGCTACCAGGTGCGGGACGTGCCCCGGAGCGAGTCCCGGCACCTCTTCCAGCTGGCGCAGTCCCGGCAGGTGTTCACCTTCGTGGCCGACACTGAGGAGCTGAAACAACGCTGGATGAAGGCCATGGCACGCTCTGCTGCGGGGATCACGCAcccggaggaggaggaggaggatgcagATGAAGCAAAATGA